taagtttttagtgAAACTTGAGTTACAAAGAGTCAAGTTCTTCACATTGCTAAATAGCCTCATTTTTACATTTAGAACTAACTCCCAAATACTAGAGTTCCAAATGAAGCTACTTAGCAAAATAGTTTCATTTGAGGTTActtaatgaaattgtttgtgaaattcaaataaatagCAAAAGAGGCTAGTGAAACAGGATGATGGTAATGGTTGATGACAAAGTCATTAAGATAACAACGTATgattactattaaaaaaaaaaaactgctgtAAAATATTCTTTGGGTTCCTCAAATATAGGTTAAGTTTTAGGAATTTAAAatgtgtacatttttttttattttgaccattcattttaaatttcaatgacAAAAATAGAACCAATATAGTCTAGGTTCCatttttgtcactaaaataTGTATTctattaaatatattacaaaaaaattaatgaaagtgACGAAGTTTTCCTTTCAGCCAATTTTGAATAAACCATTTTTGACACATAATTAGTTTTATAAACCGCTATGTCCAAAATAGTATACATACCATATTTCAAGgataacaatatatatttatgtgacAAAATTTGTGAGTTACCATTCTTTTCAGGGTGCTCAATGAGATCAAGAAGAGGGTTGTAAATATCAAGATAGACCATCCTGCTATCAGGCATGTCCTTGTTAAGGGAATCCAACAAGGTAGTCAATTTAGCATTGAACAACATTGCTAGCTGATTGTGGCCTTCTCCACACTGTCTACGTACTCCTCCGGCAATAGTTCTTTGTGATGGCACACATCCGATTGGCGGAGCTCCGAGTACTCCAATCCTTCGTGCTCCTAGTGAATAAATTTCCTTGAAAACATAACAAGGGACGTCAagtattattattgttcttgTCGGTTTATTTTAGAAACGAGAGTATCCAGAACTTATGGTTATTATGAGGTCCTGTTATTCTTGTCTATGTCattcttttttggttctttggtaaTAGAAATAGGAAAGCAACACTATTGCTACAATAATGAGCTTGAGTGTGACCAAGAAAGTTGTGTCATtgaaatttggaatttaattGATAGGATGAAACCTTACCTTCAAGAATTGGGTAGCATACTTGAGCATAAGGTCAGTGTAGGAATTGAAATCGTACTCGTATCTTCGTAAAGTAGGTCCAAAATATACATTGGCGATGTCGCAGCTACTCAATGAAATGAGATATAGACTTTTGGTTAAGATGAAGTTTGTCTTGTTTGCTCCAACAATTCCTTGAAGCCTCACAATGTATTCTTTCAACATTCCAAGTTGATCGGACAACGACCAGCTTGactttgataataaaaaattaaaaagaaatcaaaattaaaaaaaaatgataaaatgggAAATACATTTTACACAAACTGTGcgtgcacccaaaaaaaaggaacaaaagtaTCGTGCATGTACCGCTAGTTTGGGTGTCAAGGGATCATATCCAGAGCCACCAGAAGCAAAGCAAACACCTGTAATGAGGTCTTGAGGTTGCAGGTTTGGATCCATATACGCAGGTAAAAGTTCTTTAATTTCCAATTCCTTCACTAAAAGTTGAAATGGAATCAGAAATTGAACTTTGGGCATGAATTAAggaaatttttaaatgaatgaaaaattctattttgaCTCGTATGTATTCTAAATGTTCAAGTCCGTTTGGACCAACTTATTGTTGTAGcttatttgtataatatttatcaaaatatatagctTATTTGTataaactttcaattttgtttttaagtgtgattaaaaaatataactcatataaaaagtagaaagaaaaaaaaaaaaggaaattacattttttttccagcTTAAACTATACCACATTTTACACTAACCCCCTTAAACTACGAAAATGCACCATCAGCAccttaagggtgtgtttgtttagaGGTGAAATAGGGTGGATGGAGCTGTTTAATGGACAAAAATGTGCACATGGGCAATTCGTACaattactttcttcttctttttatctttttttttcctctcttttttttttgtgtgtgcttTTCCTGAgcacttcttcctctcttttttttttttttttttttctttttttcctttcctggatgttccctcttttttttcttaggttGTGGGTGTGATAgttgtttaggttttttttttttttttttaactagatatgattttttttgggacatgatttttattttttactaaattgggtgattttttttatcacttttttgttttaattggccatcattttttaacaattgtatattagtaaatttatacaaattcactttttccatccctccacttttccactccaaaaaaaaaaaaaatacgtatatatatatatatatataaattaaaatcttttcatcctcccacttttccacccctccaaccaaacgaacCCTAAAACCAAAACCTTGTAATACTTAGACCCCTTACATCACTTTCCCAATTAAGTTTGACAAAAAGCATAGTCACATGAGTTCTGCATGACACCAACGGGCATGGAACCCACTAATCCCAgctaaaatgattaaaatgcGCCCCCCACATCAGTTAcactttgaaaatattaagataTGCTAATTGACTTGTAaaactcttgattataaaatcctattattaatttttttttaagaaaaaatacaaataataattaataaattaatgctaataataCAACTTTATCAACCTCTAATATTAATATTCCAATTTCTTAAAATCTAAGAACAAAGAACTTTGGCCCCCCAAGTTTGAATCCTAGTTCGTCCTGTATGATGTGATTttcccaaaaacacaaacaaacaaaaagaaaataataccacgagagagagagagagatcatgaATTAATACCTATCATGTCCGAGGGGACCTTGCCGTCGCTGAATCTGCCTGTTGCAACTTTTCCTTTAAAGTCAATCCCATACGGACTGTAATTAGCCTTAGATGGAGTTACTCGATTGTTGTTGTTGCCTGTATCCACTGTCGAATCTCCAAAGATAAAAATTGCAGGATAGGTTTCATTTGGTGGTAGCTTTATGACAGCCATGGTGTTGTAGAAGAGAACAAACAATATGAGATTGAACAATAATATTGAACAAGGGTGGGAGTTCACAAAGAGAGACTGCATTTTCTTCATTGGCTTGCTTGCTCACAGACTCAATGTGAAAGACGTATGTACAGGTTGGCGGGGTGTACAGTTTCCTTTGCATATGATATAAATAGTAGGTTGAACTATTGTTTTAATCCTCCACCTAACCTTCGTCTTTGTATTAATTTTGTCCCTAGATCCGACAGTGAGGGGAGAATAAACGTGTCATGTCTTAATtcataaaactaaataaaaatgtgaCACGTCTTATACTTTTAAGTATGGTGATtctaataatatgatataaaatcaccaatttaaatgttgaatagtTTTGAGAATTTTAGTCTTTGTTAGTATAAACTATATAGTATAGGAGATCAATCATAAGAGCTTTTATagcaaatgtttttttttttttttattataaagtttCAATCGGTAATGTTTGCTTTtgatgattatgttttttattatcaaactaagacatcaatcagtttttaatGTAGACAGAGATTAAATCtcatatctcttatttaaccctcagagactttaccagttgagttaactaaaaCCTACTATAACAAATGTTTTTTAGTATACTCCAGTTTGGAAATTATCATGTTTTTTGTACTTTTCAATTTATTGGTTTTTCTCATGTACGTCGCCAAGGGAATAGTGTAGCACATGCTTTGGCTAGAAGGGCTATTAGGGAAGTTGATTTAACTGCctggatggaagatgtaccaCCAGACATCCACCATAGTGTTCAGGCTGATTTAGCCAATTTtgattaataataatagttaacttctttctcaaaaaaaaaaaaaaaaagcatcttttTGAAAGAccacatataattttttttttttctcaaaattacgTGTCATGTCTTAATtcataaaactaaataaaaatgtgaCATGTCTTATACTTTTAAGTATGGTGAttctaataatataatataaaatcaacaatttaaatgttgaatagtTTTGAGAATTTTAGTCTTTGTTAGTATAAACTATATAGTATAGGAGATCAATCATAAGAGCTTTTATagcaaatgttttttttttattattattataaagtttCAATCGGTAATGTTTGCTTTtgatgattatgttttttattatcaaactaagacatcaatcagtttttaatGTAGACAGAGATTAAATCtcatatctcttatttaaccctcagagactttaccagttgagttaactaaaaCCCACTATAACAAATGTTTTTTAGTATACTCCAGTTTGGAAATTATCATGTTTTTTGTACTTTTCAATTTATTGGTTTTTCTCATGTACGTCGCCAAGGGAATAGTGTAGCACATGCTTTGGCTAGAAGGGCTATTAGGGAAGCTGATTTAACTGCctggatggaagatgtaccaCCAGACATCCACCATAGTGTTCAGGCTGATTTAGCCAA
This DNA window, taken from Quercus robur chromosome 2, dhQueRobu3.1, whole genome shotgun sequence, encodes the following:
- the LOC126712582 gene encoding GDSL esterase/lipase EXL3-like isoform X2 encodes the protein MKKMQSLFVNSHPCSILLFNLILFVLFYNTMAVIKLPPNETYPAIFIFGDSTVDTGNNNNRVTPSKANYSPYGIDFKGKVATGRFSDGKVPSDMIVKELEIKELLPAYMDPNLQPQDLITGVCFASGGSGYDPLTPKLASSWSLSDQLGMLKEYIVRLQGIVGANKTNFILTKSLYLISLSSCDIANVYFGPTLRRYEYDFNSYTDLMLKYATQFLKEIYSLGARRIGVLGAPPIGCVPSQRTIAGGVRRQCGEGHNQLAMLFNAKLTTLLDSLNKDMPDSRMVYLDIYNPLLDLIEHPEKNGFKIAEKGCCGSGLIEVAPICNPSSAICTDVNDYVFWDSFHPTERAYKIITSQIIKNDGNRLFGHQ
- the LOC126712582 gene encoding GDSL esterase/lipase EXL3-like isoform X1; the encoded protein is MKKMQSLFVNSHPCSILLFNLILFVLFYNTMAVIKLPPNETYPAIFIFGDSTVDTGNNNNRVTPSKANYSPYGIDFKGKVATGRFSDGKVPSDMIVKELEIKELLPAYMDPNLQPQDLITGVCFASGGSGYDPLTPKLASSWSLSDQLGMLKEYIVRLQGIVGANKTNFILTKSLYLISLSSCDIANVYFGPTLRRYEYDFNSYTDLMLKYATQFLKEIYSLGARRIGVLGAPPIGCVPSQRTIAGGVRRQCGEGHNQLAMLFNAKLTTLLDSLNKDMPDSRMVYLDIYNPLLDLIEHPEKNGFKIAEKGCCGSGLIEVAPICNPSSAICTDVNDYVFWDSFHPTERAYKIITSQIIKNAGNRLFGHQ
- the LOC126712582 gene encoding GDSL esterase/lipase EXL3-like isoform X3, with the protein product MKKMQSLFVNSHPCSILLFNLILFVLFYNTMAVIKLPPNETYPAIFIFGDSTVDTGNNNNRVTPSKANYSPYGIDFKGKVATGRFSDGKVPSDMIVKELEIKELLPAYMDPNLQPQDLITGVCFASGGSGYDPLTPKLASSWSLSDQLGMLKEYIVRLQGIVGANKTNFILTKSLYLISLSSCDIANVYFGPTLRRYEYDFNSYTDLMLKYATQFLKEIYSLGARRIGVLGAPPIRCVPSQRTVAGGVRKQCGEGHNQLATLFNAKLTTLLDSLYKDMPDSRMVYLDIYNPLLDLIEHPEKNGFKIAEKGCCGSGLIEVAPICNPSSAICTDVNDYVFWDSFHPTERAYKIITSQIIKNDGNRLFGHQ
- the LOC126712582 gene encoding GDSL esterase/lipase EXL3-like isoform X4 — its product is MKKMQSLFVNSHPCSILLFNLILFVLFYNTMAVIKLPPNETYPAIFIFGDSTVDTGNNNNRVTPSKANYSPYGIDFKGKVATGRFSDGKVPSDMIVKELEIKELLPAYMDPNLQPQDLITGVCFASGGSGYDPLTPKLASSWSLSDQLGMLKEYIVRLQGIVGANKTNFILTKSLYLISLSSCDIANVYFGPTLRRYEYDFNSYTDLMLKYGTQFLKEIYSLGARRIGVLGAPPIRCVPSQRTVAGGVRKQCGEGHNQLATLFNAKLTTLLDSLYKDMPDSRMVYLDIYNPLLDLIEHPEKNGFKIAEKGCCGSGLIEVAPICNPSSAICTDVNDYVFWDSFHPTERAYKIITSQIIKNDGNRLFGHQ
- the LOC126712582 gene encoding GDSL esterase/lipase EXL3-like isoform X5, translating into MKKMQSLFVNSHPCSILLFNLILFVLFYNTMAVIKLPPNETYPAIFIFGDSTVDTGNNNNRVTPSKANYSPYGIDFKGKVATGRFSDGKVPSDMIVKELEIKELLPAYMDPNLQPQDLITGVCFASGGSGYDPLTPKLASSWSLSDQLGMLKEYIVRLQGIVGANKTNFILTKSLYLISLSSCDIANVYFGPTSRRYEYDFNSYTDLMLKYGTQFLKEIYSLGARRIGVLGAPPIRCVPSQRTVAGGVRKQCGEGHNQLATLFNAKLTTLLDSLYKDMPDSRMVYLDIYNPLLDLIEHPEKNGFKIAEKGCCGSGLIEVAPICNPSSAICTDVNDYVFWDSFHPTERAYKIITSQIIKNDGNRLFGHQ